ATGTTTTGCAAGACATGTAGAGAACAATATTGAGTAAAGGCCTGGTCTAAAGCATGCACAAAAATGGAATGTCCTGTAATAATAGAatttttaatatatatctatTAATATTACATCTGAATCAACACATcgtatgaaaactaaaaagttTTGTCACATTGTCTAGGTTCACATTAGTTTTCTTGACAGGAAATGGTTTGTGTTAGAAGGCAGGTTGCAGCATAGGTCTGTGAGTTTCCTCTATCAACTGCTTATAACTTTGCCaagtttctttcatttttatgttttcttcacACTTAGTGCAAGCAATATTTACTGCAGTTCTGAGCTACACGTTGCTACACATGTAACAAGTGCAGAATCAACGTGGTTTATCAAACGCAATTCTGTACCCAACGAATTTAACCCTTCTTCGACAAAGAGGTGAGTACAACCAGGGTTGTCTAAACTAGAGGAAGTTGTGGTGAGCTGTCTGCACAACAGTGTGTTGTATAGCAACCTAAAATAAATCCCCCACATTAATTGCCACCAACACAAACAGAACTGAATGTTCTGTCCAACACCCTGCCTGCACATTGATGCTGTGCTACTTCCACtttccaaacacaaaaaacccaTCAGACAATAAACACGTGAAGGTCCTTCAAGCTAAATGGGAACAATGAaactttaacattttattctacatgttattttaatttttgcatGTTGATATTACTCTCTTTTGTGGATCGGAACATGTCTAAACGTGGCCTTGCTTTattgtgctcttttttttttacataaacattTACATAAGCTTGTAAATTTGTCTATAACtagacaaaaaataaactgcCAAAATAGTGGATACATTCTTTACTATAATAATAGTATAGACAGTATAGCATATTTATATAGTATAATACCATTTAAAAATATGACATATCCTGCACTAATTAAGGAGATTTTCCCATCACATCTGATTCAAAGTTTTGAATTGAATCCTCTCAGATAGTCTTCAGTTGTAATGTCTATGTGTCTGGGAAATTTAATTTGAGACATAGTAAAGTCATAAAGTTCCTTGCACAAATGTCTTCTAACTGCGGCTGAAAATTACaccacacaaagagagaggaagtgtaaagaggtttttttctttatttttctttttgggttGTGTGTTCTTGTTCACTTAATGACGATGCTGTTTGAAGGACTCTGTTGCCatctggtgtttttgttttaccatATTATAAGGACACCACAGTGTAAAGACAGACAGTCTTCTGTGACAACAACAAAGGAGATTTGCATCACATTCAAAATAACCACACCCAAATGTCATTCAACTGagtagattttgttttttaagatatttcaaaaaactacaacaagaaaacacaaaaatgagaCAGATGTTTAACAATACACTCACATATTTATTTGGATGTGAACTTTGTATGTTAGGATTGATATTTGCATAATCAATTAAAGTGTTGATAATACTTTACAATAAAggaattatttttataattaactTCATGGGGAATATTAACATAATTAAAGAGATAAAGTATAATACAAGCCAAAATTATCTTGAGCTGCAACTGTCTACTGAATCACACAGGTTGAGAAAAGCTATTTCTGCTACACTTGGGATCTGGATTGTATGGCATAAACCTGTTATCCACACTGAAATCAAAGAGTGCCACAGCAGATCAGAGTTGGAGAGAAGTTTTCACGAGCCTTCGTCTGAGAGGCTGTCAGTTTTAAAACAGTCACCTTGAATCTGTTCTCCTCAGGAGTCCCTGATAGATGTCAGATTTTAGGAAGCGCGGGTAGCAATCCCTGGCCATCAGAGAGTAGATGAGCTTCTGTGCCGTATCAAACGAAGTCAGGGAAGGCTGGGAGATGTTCTTGGTTATGTTTTCTCTGGTAACCGCAATCTATGTTGATCTGGAATCAAACAATATTGCCCGGGGGCGTCTTACGGCAACAATTTTTATCATTCTCTATACTGTTCTGAATTGTGTGCAAAGTACATTTTTGAAGTTTTACCAgcctaaaacacacaaatacacatctTTATAGCAGTATCACTACAGGCCGGCTGAATTCAGATTATTGCATTTCAGTTTTGCAATTTTCCAACTTGCAGTCGTTTACCTGTCTGGGCGCTTCTGTTTGGACAAACTCTGAGTAGATCCTGTTGGCAGAGGAGATCATCTCTGGCACCGTCTTGATTTTTTTATACTCCTCGCAGGCGAGCCAAAAGAGAATGTTCTCCTCGCTGTACTCGGACTTCAGGAACTCCCGGAAAGCTATCTGTCCGGCTAGAAATCACAGGCGATGGTAAGCCGTTAAGAAACAATACATACAATCAAGTATATATGCATTATCAAAAGAGACTCTCACCTTTACAAGTGAGGACTTTGTCCACAGACTCACTCCAAGTTTCAACATCCCCCAGTGGATCCTTGGGAAAGCAACACAATCTACCCTTGAAAAGAGCATCAAGATCTATCACTAGCCCAGTTATCTGTGAACTCCACAGCACATACCACCTTCAAACCACACTGTCAGTTATTAAGCCTTTATATTATGTGTTATGTTGTAAGATGACTTATAAACAGTTCAATGCATTGAGCACCTGACAGCAACCTCACATTACTACAAGCTGCTTCAGAAATTAAGGCACAATGCAAAGTGAGACTTACAGTGAGTGAAAACCTCCTTGGTATTTTCCACATGGCTGCTGTAAGCTGTTGCCTGTTGAAAATGGTAAAGGCCCAATAATCAAATATGCAGTAACTCACTTTATCGCCATCTCCTCGTCCTCTACGATGGGAGACAGAGATAAGATCTTGCCAGACtgaagtgttgttgtgattgtttgGTAGCAAAGGAGTCAAAGGGACTGAAAAAATCTAAATGACCTCCACCCAAAATGAATGGAATATATGGAAATCTGTATGCAAAGTGTTGTTGTTGGGAGAGACCGGGCATCCTTCTGTGTTTtctggaggaggagaaagcTTGGCTGTGATTTCAGCTGACCGCACCTGTTGTCCAAATCAGTGGTCATCATTAAGGTGTATGTAACAATATAAGGGTGGCagatactttatatatatatgtgaacTGAATTAAACCGAATCATTCCAGATTACAGAATTCTTTAGTTTTTAGTATTTCATTCATCAGTAGGAACTATGTTTTTATGAGTATAATCAGGAGTATGGCAACATAATTGCCTGCTGTGGTGGCGTACTACATGACAAattcataataatatttaaCTACAGGAATGAGCAATGGTCAGGAAGCTCTGGGGAAAGTTCCTGACCATAAACAAATAGCCGTAAACAAATTCACTATTAAGGAAAACTCTCGTCATGCTtccatttgcatatctgcagtGTTCCTATTCTCCAAGGTGACAAAAGCATAAACAAGCACTGATTTATTAATGTGTGTCATACTTCAGTTGATGTAGGTGATCATTAACCTTTGAAACAGAAAAGATTTTTAACTTGGACACAAATTGTGCATGTCTATAGATTAGTCGACCGCTTTTGCAGATCTGCATGGTCATTGGAATAAAGAAAAGGGATGATATGATAGATGAAATGTTAAGAGACAACAGCGGTTATTACAATGTATCCTAAGGGGAACCATAAGTGTGTACCAAATGCCATAGTAAGAAAATGTACCAAGTTTAGTACCAATCCATCTAGCATACGATATAACCTGAGATACTTCTCAGATCataactgttgaaaactgtgaCTTGTTGGTGGTGCAacaggaaaagtcagaggatcatcACAGTAGTTAATATCTGTACTTGGCTCTGGAAtatctgtacaaaatgtcatatCTATCCATTCAGTGgttgtcacaaaaaaagtaagaacCTGTTGGTGGCACtacaggaaaagtcaggggattgCCAACGTCAGTGGCGTACATCCTCTGAGGaacaaaaatatatgtaaaaactTTTATGGCAATCCATGCAGTAGTTGTTGATATATCACAGTCTGGAAAAAAAGTAGTGGATTGACCGACCAACTGCCACACAGAGGGGAACACTTTATTAAGATAAATCACAATGAGCAGACTTTACTTTCTGCAGTACATTTTGTCCAATATTTATGAGTATATTCTGTGTCACATATTCTTAGGATTTGAAATAGATCACAAGAACAATATTTCTGACTTGCCACTGCACAGCAGTAGAGAATATCATCACACAGTCACATGATCATGAGCTATATGTGGAGGACCGTCCTTCGCTCTTTTGGGTCTGTTGGGCATTTACAGGTTGTGTTGCACAGTGAATTGTAACACGTACAtaatttatttatgtgtttgtttatttaacagTGGCATGGACAGTCAATGACTCTCCCAGAGTTAGTTAATAAGCAGT
The sequence above is drawn from the Etheostoma spectabile isolate EspeVRDwgs_2016 chromosome 12, UIUC_Espe_1.0, whole genome shotgun sequence genome and encodes:
- the LOC116699421 gene encoding LOW QUALITY PROTEIN: regulator of G-protein signaling 21-like (The sequence of the model RefSeq protein was modified relative to this genomic sequence to represent the inferred CDS: deleted 1 base in 1 codon), with product MAIKLCCFPKDPLGDVETWSESVDKVLTCKAGQIAFREFLKSEYSEENILFWLACEEYKKIKTVPEMISSANRIYSEFVQTEAPRQINIDCGTRENITKNISQPSLTSFDTAQKLIYSLMARDCYPRFLKSDIYQGLLRRTDSR